The segment CGTGTGCTCGGGGGCGTTCGAGCGCTCCCGCCCGGGTGCGGTCGTACGGGCGACGGAGGGCGCCGACCGGGGCGTAGGGGGCGATGGTGGTGACGGTCCCGGCCCGCGTGGCTCCACGTCTGGGGTCGTCGCGTACCCCATCCCCGGGTCGAGGGCCAGGAGGCCCCTGGGGCGCCTCGCATCCCAACGCGAGCCTCGCCCGCTAGGGCGCAGGCGGTGAAGGGAGTGAGCCGTCCTGGATACGGCTTCGAGGAGGCGACTAGGACCGTCCGCGTGGCGACCGTGATGTTCTCAGCCGCCTCACGTCTCTCGTATCGCTCCGGCCCCCTCTACCCCTGGAGTGCGGGCGTGTTCGAGCGCTCCTGAACGCGTGTCGTAGGACGGGCGACGGAGGAGTCCGGGGCCGTTGCGCTGTCCCCAAGGGGGCGGGAACCGGGAAATCCCCCGGCCCCTCGCACGGGCCCGTGAGCCGTGGGGTCCCATGCCGGCACGAAGTGGCCGTCCCCCGGCGCCACCGGCGGACGGCTCCGTGGGGGGCCACGGCGGCGCCGGGGAAGGTCGCGGGCGATCCTTCCCCGGCGTGCTCTTATCCTCGGTGTGGTCGACGGGAACCGGGTCAGTGCGATTCGCGTGGCACGTCGTGGCCGCTGGAACCGACGAGGAAGTCCAGGTCGGCGCCCTGGTGGGCCTGGGTCACGTGTTCGTAGTACAAGCGGGTCCAGCCGCGGTCGGAGTGGGGCTGTGGTGGGGTCCACTCGCCGCGGCGGCGGGCGAGTTCGGCGTCGTCCACCTCGAGGCGCAGGGTTCGGTTCGGCACGTCGAGGGTGATCTCGTCACCGTCGCGAACCAGCGCGAGCGGGCCGCCCACGGCCGCCTCCGGGGCGGTGTGGAGTACCACGGTGCCGTAGGCGGTGCCGGACATCCGGCCGTCGCAGATCCGCACCATGTCGGTGACACCCTGCTCCAGGAGCTTGGTGGGCAGCGCCACGTTGCTGACCTCGGGCATGCCGGGATAGCCCGCCGGCCCGCAGTACCTCAGGACGAGGACCGTGTCGGCGTCGACGTCCAGATCGGGGTCGTCGGCGACCGCGTAGTACTCCTCGGGGGAGTCGAACACCCGCGCGCGGCCGCGGTGGGTCAGCAGGTCGGGGCTGGCCGCGGACTGCTTGATGACGGCGCCGTCGGGCGCGAGGTTGCCCCGCAGCACCGCCGTCCCGGTGCCCGCCGGCTGGAACGGGTCGTCGAACTCACGGATCACCTCGCGGTTGTGGCACTCCGCGGTGCTGGCGGCGGCTCCGAGCGGTTCGCCCGTGACGGTGGGCGCGTCCAGGTGCAGCAGGGAGGCGATCTCCGCGACGACGGCGGGCAGACCGCCGGCGTAGCAGAAGTCCTCCATCAGGAACCGGCCACTGGGCATCAGGTCCAACAGTGTGGGCACGTCCCGCGCCAGAGCGTCGAAGTCGTCCAGCTTCAGGTCCACGCCCAGCCGGCCCGCGATCGCGAGCAGGTGGATCACCGCGTTGGTCGAGCCGCCGATCGCCGCGTTGATCCGGATCGCGTTCTCGAACGCCTCCCGCGTCATGATGCTGGAGGGCCGGACGTCGTCCTCCACCATCTGGACGATCCGTTGCCCCGAGCGCTGGGCCGCCGCGTAGCGGCGGGCGTCCACCCCGGGCCACGTCGCGGCGTAGGCCGGTTGCATGCCCAACGCCTCGGCCATGCAGGCCATGGTGGAGGCGGTTCCCATGGTCATACAGTGACCGTTGGAGCGGGACATGCACGATTCGGCGAACGCGCAGTCCTCCTCGGTCATCCGACCCGCGCGCACCTCCTCCTCGAACTTCCACACGTGCGTGCCCGACCCGATGTCCTCGCCACGGAACTTGCCGTTCAGCATCGGCCCGCCCGTGATCATCAGCGAGGGGAGGTCGGTGCTGGCGGCCGCCATCAGCAGGCCGGGGGTGGTTTTGTCACATCCGGACAACAGAACCACGCCGTCCAGCGGGTTGGCCCGGATGAGCTCCTCCGCCTCCATGGCGAGGAGGTTGCGGTAGAACATCGCGGTCGGGCGCAGCACGGTCTCGCCCAGCGCCATGACGGGGAACTCCAGCGGGAAGCCGCCCGCCTGCCAGACTCCCCGCTTCACGGACTCGGCGATCCGGGTCAGGTGCGCGTTGCACGGGGCGAGTTCGGACCCCGACACCGCGATCCCGATCACCGGGCGGCCGTCGAACGCGTCGTCGCTGAACCCCTGGTTCCGCATCCAGGACCGGTACAGCATGCCGGACCGTCCGCCCGCGCCGAACCAGTGGCTGCTCCGTCGGCCTTCGTTGTGTGTGGTCATGACAAACTCCTTCGGGATCGTGAACCGAACCGGTGAATGACGGCGCTTACCGCGTGGGGAGACGCAACCCCTGCATGCCGCCGTCCACGTGGATTCCCGTGCCCGTCGTCGCGGTGGAGGCCGGGCTGGCCAGGTAGGCGATGGTGGTGGCCACCTCCTCGGCGCGCACGAGTCGCCCGGTGGGCTGGCGCGCGCTGAGGGCGGCGCGTTCGGCGTCGGGGTCCTCGGCCGCGTCGAGCAGCCGCTGCACCCAGGGCGTGTCCACGGTCCCGGGCAGCACGCAGTTCACTCGGACGCCCTCGCCGACGTGGTCGGCGGCCATGGCCTGGGTCAGGGCGAGCACCGCCCCCTTGCTCGCGGAGTAGAGCGCGCGGCGGGGCAGCCCCTGCGTCGCCGCGATGGAACAGGTGTTCACGATCGCCGCGTGCGCCGACCGCCGGAGGTGGGGCAACGCCGCACGGCTCACCCGCGCCATCCCGACCACGTTGAGGTCCAGCACGCGGTGCCACTCGGCGTCGTCGTTGTCCTCGACCGTCCCGGCGGCGCCGACGCCGGCGTTGTTGACCACGATGTCGATGCCGCCGAACCGTTCGGCCGCCTGGGAGACCGCCGCGTCCACCGAGGCGGTGTTGGTGACGTCGCCCGGGAAGGCCGTGACCCCTTCGGGGGGCGACGATCCGGGGAGGTCCAACGAACCCACCGTGGCCCCGCGCTCCAGGAGGACCTGGGCGGTGGCGCGGCCGATTCCCGAGGCACCGCCGGTCACTAGGGCGGCGAGACCGGAGAACTCTCCGGTGCTCATCGGACCGCCTGCCGCAGCGTCTGGCGCTGCCGCCCGAGGTGGTCGATCTCCAGTTCCACCACGTCGTCGGGGGCGAGGTAGGGGTAGCGTCCGGAGAGCGCGACGCCGGCCGGGGTGCCGGTCAGCAGCAGGTCGCCGGGATCCAGGGTCATGTACTGGCTGAGCTGGTAGATGATCTCGTGCACGCCGAAGACCATGTCGGAGGTGGTGGAGCCCTGCCGTGGGTCGCCATTCACCCAGGACCGCAGTCCCAGAGCCTGGGGCCCGTCGGGGAGTTCGGACGCCGGGACCAGCGCCGGGCCGGTGGGGCAGAACGTCTCACAGCACTTGCCCTTGGACCACTGTCCGCCGGACACCTCCAACTGGTAGGCGCGCTCGGAGACGTCGTTGGCGATGGTGTACCCGGCGATGTGCTCGGGGGCCCGCGCGGCCGACTCCAGGTAGCGGGCGCGGCGCCCGATCACGACGGCGAGTTCCACCTCCCAGTCCACGCGTTGGGCACCGGGCGGGATGAGCACGTCGTCGTTCGGCCCCACCACGGTGTTGGGGTGCTTGAAGAAGATCGTGGGGTGTGTCGGCGGCTCGGCTCCGGACTCGGCGGCGTGCGCGGCGTAGTTCATGCCCACGCACACGACCGCGCCGGGGCGCGGAACGGGCGGCCCGACCCGTAGGTCCCCCGCGCCTGCCAGCGGGGTGAGACGGTCGGCCGCGAGCGCGGTCCGGACAGTGCCGACCGGGTCGTTCGCGAGGAACTCCGCGTCGAGGTCATCGGTGATCGGCCGCAGATCACGTACGACCCCCTCGTCGTCGATCACGGCCGGGATCTCGTGTCCGACCTCGCCCAGGCGTTGAAACCGCACCTACTGTTCCTCCCAATCGGTCAGTCCTGCTTGCGTCGCTGGCTTGTTGACGTGGTGGCCCACGGGGTCGGGGCGCGACGTTGGGTTCACTCCCTGGCCGCGTCCTGGATCCGGGTGTAGATCTCGCCCCACTCGGGGTGCATCTCCGGCAGCCGCTCGCGGGCGGCCTCGGCGAACGCCTCGGTGTCCACGTCGTCGACGATCTCCGCGTCGGCGTTCTCCCGCCACTCCTCGAGCATCTCCTCCTCCTGCTCCTCGATGCAGACGCGGACCTGCTGGGCGGCGTCCATCGTGGCGTCGTCGAGTTCCGCTTGGAGGTCGGGGGACAGGTCCTCGTACACCGCGTCGGCGATGACGGGCATGACGCCCTGCACGATGTGCGCGGTGAGCGAGATGTGTGTCTGCACCTCGTCGAAGCGCATGGTGCGCATGGTGGGGATGGGGTTCTCCTGGGCGTCGATCACGCCCTGCTGGAGGCCCAGGTAGACCTCGCCCAGCGCCATGGGGGTCGCGGTGCCGCCCATGATCTCCATGTTCGACAGGTAGACGGGCGCGGTGGGTACCCGGACCTTCTGGCCGGTCAGGTCCCCGGGCTGCTGGACCGGCTGGTTCGCCGAGGTGTGTCGGCTGCCGTAGTACCAGGACCCCAGCACACGCAGCCCGGTCTCCTCGTTGAGCTCGGCCCACACCTCGTCGCCGATCGGCCCGTTGGTCACCGCGTCGAAGTGGTCCACGTCCTCGAAGGCGTACGCGGCGTCGAACACCTCGGCGGGGGAGTACCAAGTGCCCAGGAACGCTGGGCCCGCGACCGTCATCTCCAGGTTGCCGGTGTGGAGCAGTTGGAGCGCCTGTTCCTCGGTGCCGAGCTGTGCGCTGGGGAAGATCTGGAGGTCGACGCCGACGTCGGCGAGCCGGTCCCGCAGGGGTTCCGCGCCACAGGTGTGCGCGGGGTGCGCGACGTCGTAGGCGTGGGACAGGCGCAGGGTGACCTCGGCGTCGGCGTCACCGGCCGGGCGCAGGTCGTCGGGGTCCACGTCGGGTGCGTGACCGACGCATCCGGTGGCCAGGAGCGCCAGCGCGGTCGCGGTCACGGTGAGACCCGTGCGGGTGTGTCCCATCACGGCTCCTTTCGGAGTGCGGGTCGACGGTGGGGAGCCGTTGCGTGATGGACGCGGCATCGCCAGTTGTTCAGTATTTTGAACTGAGAATCATGACCTGAATGGGGAGCGGTGTGAGCGTGGAACGCGATCGTTCGTTGGCGCCGGCGGTGACGCGGGCCGCGGCGATACTCGAGGTGCTCACCACGGAGCGCGGACGCCCGATGGGACTCGCGGAACTGTCGCGACGCCTGGAGCTCGCCAAGTCCTCGGTGTCCAACATCTGCAACGCGCTGGTGGACTCCGGGCTGCTGCGCCGGACCTCGGAGGGGTTCGGGTTGGGGCAGCGCCTGGTGGGCTATGCCGCCGCCTACCTGGAGGGGGTCGACATCGTCCAGGAGTTCCAGGACGTCTGCCGGACCCGGGCCGGTGCGAGCGAGGAGACGATTCAGCTCGCGGTCCTGGGCGAGACGGGACTCGAGGTGGTCTACCTGGCGCGACGGGACGGCCGCCATCCGGTCGTGCTCGCGTCGCAGATCGGCCGACCGCTGCCGGCGACCACCACCGCGACCGGGAAGAGCATGTTGGCCGAGCTGTCCCCGGCCGACCTCTCCGCACGCCTGGACGGGCTGGACACCCTGGCGCGCCTGACCGACTCCTCCATCACCGACCCGACACGGTTCCGTCGGGACCTGGAGGGCGTACGCGACCGGGGGTACGCCCTGGACGAGGGAGAGACCGCCGAGGGGCTGCTGTGCCTGGCCGCCACCGTGCCCGGCACCATGACGCGGGGCCAGCCAGCGGCGGTGAGCTTCACCGGTCTGGCCACCGCGTCGTCGGCGCGTCGTGTCGAGGAACGGGCCGAGGAGCTGCGGGGTCTCGCCCGGGAACTCGGCTCGCGGCTCGGGGCCCAGTAGGACGGCACCTGACCCGGACCCGCCGCTCGTCGTGGTCATGAGTACCCCAGGAGTCCCGGCAGCCACATGCTCAGTGCCGGCACGAAGGTGACCAGCACCAGGGAGACCATCAGCGGCAGCAGCACCATGATCATGCCGCGCGCCACCCGTGGCACGGGGATTCGGGTGACCGAGCTCAGCACGAAGATGACGAGCCCGATCGGGGGCGTCAGCAACCCGATCATGAAGTTCAGGATCATGAACACGCCGAGGTGAAGCGGGTCGATCCCGAAGGCCGACGCCACGGGGAGTAGCACCGGCGCCATGACCAGGATCGCCGCGGTCGGCTCCAGCACCATGCCGACGATCAGCATCACGATGTTGACGAGGATCAGGAACACCAGCGGGTTGTCGGTGACCGTGATCAGCGACGCCGCGACCTGCTGTGGCACCTCCTCGCGGGTCAGTACCCAGCCGAAGAGCGACGCGGCGCCGACGATGAGCATGATCGCGGCCGTGGTCTCCGCCGTGGACAGCATCATCCGGTAGAGGCGGTTCACGGTGAGGCGACGGTAGAGGGCCGCGAGCAGCAGCACGTAGATGACGGCCACCCCCGCGGCCTCGGTGGGGGTGAAGATCCCACCGAGGATCCCGCCGAGGATGATGACCGGCGCCCCCATCGGCAGCACCGCGGCGCGTAGGGCGCGCAGCTTCTCCGCGGTCGAGACCCGGTCGGTGGGAACATCGGGTTCCCGGCGGACCTGGATGAAGACGGTCGCGCACAGCACACCGAAAATGAGGAGCGCCGGGATGATGCCGGCGACGAACAGCGCCCCCACGGACACCCCGGCCGTGGTCGCGAAGATGATGGCGGGGATGCTGGGCGGCATGATGCCGCCGATGAGCGCGGAGGCGCCCGTGAGGCCGACGGAGAACCGTTCGCTGTAGCCCCGCTTCACCATCGCCGACACCTGGATCCGGCCCAGGGCGGACACGTCGGCGATCGCCGCGCCGCTCATCCACGAGAACACCAGACTCGAGGAGACGTTGGCGTAGCCGAGGTTGCCACGGATCCGGTCCAGCGTCTTCTCCGCCGCGGTGAAGAGCCGGTCGGTGATCCCCGCCGACATCGCCGCCGCGCCGGTGAAGATGAACAGGGGCACGGCCAGCAGCGGGAAGATGTCGATACCCGCCGTCATGCGTTGGAGCGCCGCCCCCACGGTGACGCCGGGGGAGAACACCAGGTAGACCATGCTGGGCGCCGCCAGGGCGAAGGCGACCGGAACCCGTGCCAACATCAGCGCGAGAACTCCGACGACCACGAGAAGAACGCTCACCTCAGGCTCCTTCCGCGATCGCGTCGTCGTCGCGCAGCGTCTCGGGGTGGCGCCAGGCGATCACCGAGTTCACGATCGTGTGGAAGCACACGAGCGCGAACCCCGGCACGCTGACCCCGTAGATCCAGGCCATCGAGATCCCGGCCGCGGGGGTGTTCACCGTGGCCAGCGACGTCGCGAACTGCCAGCCCACGTACACCAGGACCGCGCTGGTCACCACGACGACCGCGTTGGCCGTGATCTCCAGGGCCGCGGTCGCGCGCGGGCTGAGGAAACGACTGAACACGCGGGCCGTGATGTGGCGCCGCCGCGCCGCGACCAGTCCGATGGTGAGCAGGGTGAGCCAGATGAGCGCGTAGCGGGCGACCTCCTCGGTCCACACGAACGGTGTGGCCAGGACGTATCGACTGAGGATCTGCAGCAGGACGAGACCGAGCAGCAGCCCGAGCAGGACGACCGCGACGACGCGTTCCACCCGCATCAGGGCGCGCATCCACGGGAACCGGCGTTCCGCCAGATCCAGCGGTTCCGACTCGTCACCCGAGGGAGGCTCGGCATCGGGTGGTGACGACTTCATCAGGGGGCAACCCGACCGTTCTGTTCATTGTTCAGAATGTTGAACGCTAAGCAGCATGTTGAAGGGGCTGATTGGACGGTAGGCCCCAAATGTGATCTGGGTCAAGTTTCTCGTTCTTGTCGATGTACGCGTTGGGTGTCCGAATGATACGTTCAGCATCATGGTCAGTGTTCGAAATGCTGGACGCAACAGTGAGTCGGACGACACGAAGGACACCGACAGCGGTGTCTCCAGCGGTGGTGGAGTGAACCGTTCGGCCGGGGTGTCCCCACCCGGAGGCGGCGCTCTCGGTGGCTCGGACGGAACGGAGTCCGTTGGCGGAGCCGAGGACGCGGCCGCCGTCGAGACGCGAGAGCGCGGCGAGGCGGTCGGTCGCCGGGCGATGCCCCGTGAGGTCGCCCTGTTCGTGACCTGCGTGGGGGACTTCGCCGCGTCCGGTCCCGCGCGCGCCGCCGTGACCGTGCTCGAACGGATGGGGGTGCGCGTCACCGTGCCCAAGGCGCAGAGCTGCTGTGGTCAGCCCGCGCTGAACTCGGGGTTTCCCGTCGAGGCGGCTGCCCTGGCCCGCCACTGGGTCGAGGTCTTCGAACCCCATCCCGCGGTGGTCGCGATCGCGGGATCCTGCGCCGGGATGACCGTGCACCACTACCCACGAATCCTGGACGGGCCGTGGCGCGCCCGCGCCGAGGCGATCCTCGACCGAATGTGGGAGTTCACGCGCTTCGTCGCGGACCACGGCGAGAACCTCGCGCTCCGAACGGCGGCCGAGCGAACGGTCACCTACCACGACTCCTGCCACATGCTGCGCAACCTGCGGGAACGCGACGCCCCCCGCGAGGTTCTGGGGCGGGTCGAGGGCCTGGAGCTGCGGGAGATGCGCGATCCCGACATCTGCTGCGGCTTTGGAGGGACCTTCGCCGTGAAGTTCCCCGAAGTGTCGACCGCGATGGCCGACCGAAAGCTACGCCAGGTCCACGACACCGGTGCGACGGAACTGGTCTCGGCCGACTCCGGATGTCTGCTGCACCTGGACGGTCGGCGGGACGCCTCTGGGGAGACCACGCCCCGCGCGTGTCACGTCGCCGAGATCCTGCGCGACGCACTACCCCGGGAGCCGCGATGACCACGCCCACCAGTCCTCGGCCCGCCGGTCGGTCCAGCGCCCTGACGGGGCGGGACCGGCTCACCCCCGACCGCCCGGAGTGGGCCGCGCCCGGCTACCCGCCCGGAGCGATCCCCCTCCCGCTGCTCACCGTGGACGCCCTGGGCTCCCCCAGCGCCGGACCCACCGCCGACCGCCTCACCGAACTCGACCGCAAGTGGAACGGGGACGGCTGGTCCCCGGAGATGGCCGCGGCGCGTGAGAGAGCGGCGGTGATACGTCGGGAGACACTGGGTGACCTCGAGGGCTATCTCGCCCAGCTCACCGAACGGGTCGAGGCCAACGGCGGGACCGTGCACCGTGCCGCCACCCCCGCCGACGGACGGGAGATCGTGGCCCGCATCGCTCGCGAGAACGACGTGGCGCTCGCGGTGAAGTCCAAGTCCATGGCCACCGAGGAGATGCACCTCAACCAGCACCTCGAACAGGCCGGCGTGGAGGTGGTCGAGACCGACCTGGGCGAGTACATCATCCAACTGGCCGACGAGCGGCCCAGCCACATCATCGCCCCCGCCGCCCACAAGGCCCAGGGCGACGTGACGACACTCTTTCGGCAGGTCTCCGGCGAGGACGTCGAGGACGACCCGAAGCGCCTCACCAAGTTCGCGCGGGAACGCCTGCGCGAGAACTTCCGGACGGCGGACATGGGCATCTCGGGCGTCAACTTCGCCGCGGCGGACCGGGAACCCTCGCGATCACCACCAACGAGGGCAACGGCCGCATGGTCACCTCACAGCCCCGGATCCACGTGGCAGTGATGACGGTCGAGAAGGTCATCCCCCGGTTGACCGACCTGGCGACCCTGTTCCCCCTCCTGGCGAACGCGGCCACCAACCAGCACCTGACGGTGTACCAGACCATGGTGACCGGCCCCCGACGCCCGGAGGAGCGCGACGGCCCGGAACAACTCCATCTGGTCATCCTGGACAATGGCCGAACCCGGATTCCCGGCACCCGCTACGAGGACATGCTCGCCTGCATCCGGTGCGGTGCGTGCCAGGCGGCCTGCCCCGTCTACCGCACGATGGGCGGCGGCCACGGGTACGGCGCCACCTACGGCGGCCCGGTCGGCGCGGTCCTGAGCCCCCTGCTGGAGGACGGCGCCGAGCACCGACAGCTCCCTTTCCTCTCGTCACTGTGCGGCAAGTGCTACGACGTCTGCCCGGTGAAGATCCCCCTCCCGGACATGCTGGTGGACCTCCGCGCCGACTACGAGAACGGGGAGCGTGGATCGTCCGCCCGCCGCGTCGCCTGGAAGGGGTGGTCCCGGGCCTGGCGCGTCCCCCTTCTCTACCGCGCCTCGCTGGGTGCCGCGCGGTTGGTGGGCCGGCTGGTGCCCGCACGGATCCTCGGGCGACTCCCGGGACCCCAGAGGGCCTGGGCCTCCGGGCGGTCCCTGCCGGCACTCCGGAACGCGGGCGGGCTCCGTCGATGGATGAGGAAGGCGCGATGACGAACGAACCGGTGTCCGAATCGGACCGGCCGGACCTGGTCCAGGAACTGGCGCGCACCCTCGCCGCGGTCGAGGTCGACGTCCACCCGTGTCAGAGCGAGGAAGGCGCGTACGAGACCCTGCGGAAACTGGTGGGGGACACCACCGTCACCGTCGACGGCTGGGTCGCCGCCTCCGGAGTCCTCGACTCGGCGCGTCGGGTCGACGACCCGTGGCAAGCGGGGATCGGGGTCACCGGTGTCCTCGCCGCGTCCGCCGCGACCGGAACTTTGGCCCTCGTCGCCTCCCCGGAGACGCCCCGCAGCACGTCCCTGGTGCCGCCGGTGCACGTCGCCCTCGTCCCACACAGCCGGGTACTCCCCGACCTCGAGGCACTGTTCGCCACTCTGGCTCGGCAGGACCCCATCCCCTCCAACATGCAACTCATCTCCGGACCGAGCCGCACCGGCGACATCGAGATGAAACTCGTCCGCGGCGTACACGGCCCAGAGACCGTACACGTCGTCCTCTACCCGGACACCGCACCGGCATGACCGCCCCACCCACCCCCCGTCCCGCCCCCTCATCAGGATTTCCCAACTCCCATCAGGAATCCCGCTCATTCATCGAGTGGGAGCGCACACTCACCTGCTATGGCGGGGCCAGCTACCCATTCGTTGAAAGGCGGGCGGCGATCCACTCCTCGACGGTCTGGATGTGGGCCGTGGCCGCGGTGAACGCGGCGAGGCTGTCGCGGCGCGTGAGCGCGGCGTGGATGGCGAGGTGTTGCTGATGGGTCTGCTCGGTGACGTGTTCGGCCACCATCGCCCGCCACACACGGGCGCGGTCGGTGCGGCGGGCCACCGATGTGGACAGGGCCGCCAGGGTGGGGTTCCCGGACGCGGCCGCGATCTCGGCGTGGAACCGGAGATCGGCCTCCACCAGCTCGGTGGGGTCGGTCATCTCCCGCATGGTGTCGATCTGTTCGCGAAGCGAGGCGAGGAGCTCCGGTTCGATGCGCGGCGCGGCCAGGGCGGTCGCTCCCGGCTCGATGACGCGGCGGCACTCCATCAACTCGAGGTAGCCGCCGTCGCCGGCGAGTTCGAGGAAACGTCCGATCGCGTCCACCATGCGGTCCGGCCGCAGGTCGGTGACGAAGGTGCCGGCGCCGTGCCGCACCTCGAGCACCCCCGCCACCACCAACGCCCGGACCGCCTCGCGCAGCGACAGCCGCGAGACGCCCAGCGTGGCACTGAGCTCGGCCTCCGCCGGAAGCCGTTGTCCCGGGGGAAACTCGCCCGATCCGATGCGGTCCTTCAGGCGGTTGATCGCGTCCTCGGCGACGCCGACCGGGCGGCCCGCGGTCCGCGAGCCGCCCGCACCGGCGGTGTCCTCTGGCATGGGCACCAGCTTCTCACCTCGTCGGTGGGCCGAGCGCGTGCGCGCCCGCTACCGCGACCACACTGGGCCGTCCGGGAAGGAGTGCTCCCGCAGGGAGTCGCGTTTGATCTCCGCGCTGTACCCCGGGTTCTCCGGCAGACGGTAACGCGGGCCCTGCATCCGGACCGGGTCGACGAAGTGCTCGTGCAGGTGGTCCACGTACTCCACCATCCGGTTCTCCAGGGAACCGCTGACGGCGATGTAGTCGAAGATCGAGAGGTGCTGGACCAGTTCGCACAGGCCGACTCCGCCGGCGTGCGGGCAGACGGGAACACCGTGCGCCGCGGCCAGCAGCAGGGTCGCGATGTTCTCGTTGACCCCGGCCACCCGACAGGCGTCGATCTGGCAGATCCCGATCGCGTCGGCCTGCAGCAACTGCTTGAACATGACCACGTTGTGGGCGTGCTCCCCGGTCGCGACGTGGGTCGGGGAGATCTCCCGCTGGATCGCGGCGTGGCCGAGGATGTCGTCCGGGCTGGTGGGCTCCTCGAACCACCAGATGTCGAACTCGGCGAGCCCCTTGTGCCAGGCGATGGCCTCCTGCACGCCCAACACCTGGTTGGCGTCGATCATCAGTCGCCGGTCCGGGCCTATGATCTCGCGCGCGATGCGGCACCGCCGCCGGTCGTCCTCCAGGTCCTTGCCGACCTTCAGCTTCACCGAGTCCCACCCAGCGTCCACCGCCTCGCGGCAGAGGCGGGCGAGTTTCTCGTCGTCGTAGCCGAGCCAGCCCGCGCTCGTGGTGTAGGCGGGGTACCCGTGTTCACGCAGGTGGGCCTCGCGTTCCGCCCGACCGTCCCACCGCGAGCGCAGCAGCTCCAGCGCCTGCTCCCGAGTCAACGCGTCCTCGAGGTAACGCCAGTCCACGAGGTCGACGATCTGTTCCGGCGTCATGTCGGCCAGGAGCTTCCACACCGGTTTACCGGCGCGACGCGCCGCCAGGTCCCAGCAGGCGTTGACCACGGCCGCGGTCCCGAGGTGGATGACGCCCTTGTCCGGGCCGAGCCAGCGGAGGTGGCTGTCGCCGGTCAGGTCGCGCCACAGGGCACCCAGGTCGCCCACGATCTCGTCGACGCTGCGCCCGCGCAGCCGCTCGCCGACCACGGCCGCCGCCTGGACGGCGAGCTCGGTGCCCCGACCGATCGTGAACGTGAAGCCGTGGCCCTCCGGAAACTCCGGGTCGTCGGTGTGGAGCACCACGTAGGCCGCGGAGTAGTCGGGAGCCTCCTGCATGGCGTCCGACCCGTCCAGATGACGGGACGTGGGGAAGCGGACGTCGATGGTCTCGATCTCGGTGATGCGTGCGGTCATGGGCGTCCTCCGAAGTTCTCGGATGTACCTGATCGATGGCGAGCCTAAGAGACATCAGATCTCTATGGAAGAGTTCTGCCGAAAATGACCACTCTGAAGCGAAAAACGACAGAGACATCAGATCTCTAGGAGGAACTGTGGCAACTGGTGGGATCATGCGGTTCGTCGGGTCCGACGGCGCGACCCGGGTCGGCCTCCGCGCCCCCGACAGCGGAGACCTACGATCGCTCCCCGGCGTGACCGGAGTCGCCCAACTGCTCCGGCTGACCCGCGACGACCTGCGTCTCCGGTTGGAGGAAGCCGCCCGCGCCACCCCCGACCACCAGATCGACGACGTCACGGTGCTCCCACCGATCGACGGCGACACCGAGGTC is part of the Spiractinospora alimapuensis genome and harbors:
- a CDS encoding fumarylacetoacetate hydrolase family protein — protein: MRFQRLGEVGHEIPAVIDDEGVVRDLRPITDDLDAEFLANDPVGTVRTALAADRLTPLAGAGDLRVGPPVPRPGAVVCVGMNYAAHAAESGAEPPTHPTIFFKHPNTVVGPNDDVLIPPGAQRVDWEVELAVVIGRRARYLESAARAPEHIAGYTIANDVSERAYQLEVSGGQWSKGKCCETFCPTGPALVPASELPDGPQALGLRSWVNGDPRQGSTTSDMVFGVHEIIYQLSQYMTLDPGDLLLTGTPAGVALSGRYPYLAPDDVVELEIDHLGRQRQTLRQAVR
- a CDS encoding IlvD/Edd family dehydratase; the encoded protein is MTTHNEGRRSSHWFGAGGRSGMLYRSWMRNQGFSDDAFDGRPVIGIAVSGSELAPCNAHLTRIAESVKRGVWQAGGFPLEFPVMALGETVLRPTAMFYRNLLAMEAEELIRANPLDGVVLLSGCDKTTPGLLMAAASTDLPSLMITGGPMLNGKFRGEDIGSGTHVWKFEEEVRAGRMTEEDCAFAESCMSRSNGHCMTMGTASTMACMAEALGMQPAYAATWPGVDARRYAAAQRSGQRIVQMVEDDVRPSSIMTREAFENAIRINAAIGGSTNAVIHLLAIAGRLGVDLKLDDFDALARDVPTLLDLMPSGRFLMEDFCYAGGLPAVVAEIASLLHLDAPTVTGEPLGAAASTAECHNREVIREFDDPFQPAGTGTAVLRGNLAPDGAVIKQSAASPDLLTHRGRARVFDSPEEYYAVADDPDLDVDADTVLVLRYCGPAGYPGMPEVSNVALPTKLLEQGVTDMVRICDGRMSGTAYGTVVLHTAPEAAVGGPLALVRDGDEITLDVPNRTLRLEVDDAELARRRGEWTPPQPHSDRGWTRLYYEHVTQAHQGADLDFLVGSSGHDVPRESH
- a CDS encoding DctP family TRAP transporter solute-binding subunit, translating into MGHTRTGLTVTATALALLATGCVGHAPDVDPDDLRPAGDADAEVTLRLSHAYDVAHPAHTCGAEPLRDRLADVGVDLQIFPSAQLGTEEQALQLLHTGNLEMTVAGPAFLGTWYSPAEVFDAAYAFEDVDHFDAVTNGPIGDEVWAELNEETGLRVLGSWYYGSRHTSANQPVQQPGDLTGQKVRVPTAPVYLSNMEIMGGTATPMALGEVYLGLQQGVIDAQENPIPTMRTMRFDEVQTHISLTAHIVQGVMPVIADAVYEDLSPDLQAELDDATMDAAQQVRVCIEEQEEEMLEEWRENADAEIVDDVDTEAFAEAARERLPEMHPEWGEIYTRIQDAARE
- a CDS encoding TRAP transporter large permease, whose product is MSVLLVVVGVLALMLARVPVAFALAAPSMVYLVFSPGVTVGAALQRMTAGIDIFPLLAVPLFIFTGAAAMSAGITDRLFTAAEKTLDRIRGNLGYANVSSSLVFSWMSGAAIADVSALGRIQVSAMVKRGYSERFSVGLTGASALIGGIMPPSIPAIIFATTAGVSVGALFVAGIIPALLIFGVLCATVFIQVRREPDVPTDRVSTAEKLRALRAAVLPMGAPVIILGGILGGIFTPTEAAGVAVIYVLLLAALYRRLTVNRLYRMMLSTAETTAAIMLIVGAASLFGWVLTREEVPQQVAASLITVTDNPLVFLILVNIVMLIVGMVLEPTAAILVMAPVLLPVASAFGIDPLHLGVFMILNFMIGLLTPPIGLVIFVLSSVTRIPVPRVARGMIMVLLPLMVSLVLVTFVPALSMWLPGLLGYS
- a CDS encoding IclR family transcriptional regulator, whose translation is MSVERDRSLAPAVTRAAAILEVLTTERGRPMGLAELSRRLELAKSSVSNICNALVDSGLLRRTSEGFGLGQRLVGYAAAYLEGVDIVQEFQDVCRTRAGASEETIQLAVLGETGLEVVYLARRDGRHPVVLASQIGRPLPATTTATGKSMLAELSPADLSARLDGLDTLARLTDSSITDPTRFRRDLEGVRDRGYALDEGETAEGLLCLAATVPGTMTRGQPAAVSFTGLATASSARRVEERAEELRGLARELGSRLGAQ
- a CDS encoding SDR family NAD(P)-dependent oxidoreductase, which translates into the protein MSTGEFSGLAALVTGGASGIGRATAQVLLERGATVGSLDLPGSSPPEGVTAFPGDVTNTASVDAAVSQAAERFGGIDIVVNNAGVGAAGTVEDNDDAEWHRVLDLNVVGMARVSRAALPHLRRSAHAAIVNTCSIAATQGLPRRALYSASKGAVLALTQAMAADHVGEGVRVNCVLPGTVDTPWVQRLLDAAEDPDAERAALSARQPTGRLVRAEEVATTIAYLASPASTATTGTGIHVDGGMQGLRLPTR